In Stenotrophomonas sp. 610A2, one DNA window encodes the following:
- a CDS encoding thiamine pyrophosphate-dependent enzyme, which translates to MFARVPNPIPARMKGLNRAEICDTNFTEFVGALPPGPDHGPQPAAPVLPGSALDAQGFRELFESQLISRHLDLMARVLRVQNKVFYTIGSSGHEGNAMVARAARHTDPAFLHYRSGGFMAERFRKLPGMDPVMDSALSFAASKDDPASGGRHKVWGSKPLWVLPQTSTIASHLPKALGTAMAIEAGKRLGHGLPIPDDSITICSFGDASANHATAQTAFNAAAWSSFQKLPAPVLFVCEDNGIGISVKTPEGWIAESFRHRPGLDYFHADGLDLVNGYADVQRAVEHCRRTRRPTFLHLRTTRLMGHAGTDFEIEWRALEELCAVEAGDPLLRSAQVAVESGLMDKAEVLALYEHTRQRCFAAAEDADKRPRLTALQDVIAPLAPYTPDKVQAEAARADYSERRLQVFGSEAGLPENQPAKHLAVQINQALHDLFAKYPETLLFGEDVAQKGGVYTVTKGLQKAFGPRRVFNTLLDETMILGMAQGFANMGMLPLPEIQYLAYLHNAADQVRGEACSLQFFSNDQYRNPMLIRIAGLGYQRGFGGHFHNDNSIAAIRDIPGLVVGCPSRGDDAAAMLRTLAALAKVDGRVCVFLEPIALYMTKDLHAAGDGQWLFPYPAPDQALTLGEGRVYGEGNDDLLIISYGNGVPMALRAARTIEQQHGWKVRVVDLRWLVPLNAGYIAGQAKGAKRIIVLDEGRQSAGVGEGVITALVEAGHGQVPLRRVTGVDTYTPLAGAALLVLPGDADVVAAAAELV; encoded by the coding sequence ATGTTTGCTCGTGTACCGAATCCCATCCCGGCCCGCATGAAAGGGCTGAACCGCGCTGAGATCTGCGATACCAACTTCACCGAATTCGTCGGCGCACTGCCGCCAGGCCCGGACCATGGACCACAACCTGCAGCGCCGGTGTTGCCCGGTAGTGCTTTGGATGCCCAAGGCTTCCGCGAGTTGTTCGAGTCGCAGTTGATCAGCCGCCATCTGGACCTGATGGCGCGCGTGTTGCGTGTACAGAACAAGGTCTTCTACACGATCGGCTCCTCCGGCCACGAAGGCAATGCCATGGTGGCCCGTGCTGCCCGGCATACCGATCCGGCTTTCCTGCACTACCGCTCCGGCGGCTTCATGGCCGAGCGCTTCCGCAAGCTGCCGGGCATGGACCCGGTGATGGACTCGGCGCTGTCCTTCGCGGCCAGCAAGGACGACCCGGCCAGCGGCGGCCGCCACAAGGTGTGGGGCAGCAAGCCTTTGTGGGTGCTGCCACAGACCTCGACCATCGCTTCGCACCTGCCCAAGGCCTTGGGCACGGCGATGGCGATCGAGGCGGGCAAGCGGCTGGGGCATGGGCTGCCGATTCCCGATGACAGCATCACCATCTGCTCGTTCGGCGATGCCTCGGCAAACCACGCCACCGCGCAGACCGCGTTCAATGCAGCCGCCTGGAGCAGCTTCCAGAAGCTGCCCGCTCCGGTACTGTTCGTCTGCGAAGACAATGGCATCGGTATCTCGGTGAAGACGCCGGAAGGCTGGATCGCCGAGAGCTTCCGCCATCGGCCCGGGCTGGACTACTTCCATGCTGACGGTCTGGATCTGGTCAACGGTTATGCCGACGTGCAGCGCGCAGTCGAGCATTGCCGGCGCACGCGGCGGCCGACCTTCCTGCACCTGCGCACCACGCGGCTGATGGGCCATGCCGGTACCGATTTCGAGATCGAATGGCGCGCACTCGAGGAGTTGTGTGCGGTCGAAGCAGGCGATCCGTTGCTGCGTTCGGCACAGGTTGCGGTGGAGTCCGGGCTGATGGACAAGGCCGAAGTGCTGGCCTTGTACGAACACACCCGCCAGCGCTGCTTTGCCGCCGCCGAAGACGCCGACAAACGCCCACGCCTGACCGCGCTGCAGGATGTGATCGCGCCGCTGGCGCCGTATACGCCGGACAAGGTGCAGGCCGAGGCGGCGCGCGCCGATTACAGCGAACGACGCCTGCAGGTATTCGGCAGTGAGGCTGGTTTGCCGGAGAACCAGCCGGCCAAGCATCTGGCGGTGCAGATCAACCAGGCGCTTCACGACCTGTTCGCCAAGTACCCCGAGACCTTGCTGTTCGGTGAGGACGTGGCGCAGAAGGGCGGGGTCTACACCGTCACCAAGGGTTTGCAGAAGGCATTTGGTCCGCGTCGTGTGTTCAATACCCTGCTCGACGAAACCATGATCCTGGGCATGGCCCAGGGCTTCGCCAACATGGGCATGCTGCCGCTGCCGGAGATCCAGTACCTGGCCTATCTGCATAACGCGGCCGATCAGGTTCGCGGTGAGGCCTGTTCACTGCAGTTCTTCTCCAATGACCAGTACCGCAACCCGATGCTGATCCGCATCGCTGGGCTGGGCTATCAGAGGGGCTTTGGTGGGCACTTCCACAACGACAACTCGATCGCTGCCATCCGCGATATCCCGGGTCTGGTGGTTGGTTGCCCATCGCGCGGCGATGATGCCGCGGCGATGCTGCGTACGCTTGCTGCGCTGGCCAAAGTGGACGGGCGGGTCTGCGTATTCCTGGAGCCGATCGCGCTGTACATGACCAAGGATCTGCATGCCGCAGGTGATGGCCAATGGCTGTTCCCGTATCCGGCGCCGGATCAGGCGCTGACGCTGGGCGAGGGCAGGGTTTACGGCGAAGGCAATGATGATCTGTTGATCATCAGCTACGGCAATGGCGTGCCGATGGCGCTGCGTGCTGCCAGGACCATCGAGCAGCAGCATGGCTGGAAGGTACGGGTGGTGGATCTGCGCTGGCTGGTGCCGCTCAATGCCGGCTATATCGCCGGGCAGGCCAAGGGTGCCAAGCGCATCATCGTGCTCGACGAAGGCCGGCAGAGTGCAGGTGTCGGCGAGGGCGTGATCACCGCCCTGGTCGAGGCCGGCCATGGGCAGGTGCCGCTGCGTCGGGTGACCGGTGTGGATACCTATACGCCGCTGGCTGGTGCGGCACTGTTGGTGTTGCCGGGTGATGCGGATGTGGTGGCTGCTGCGGCGGAGTTGGTGTGA